From the genome of Ananas comosus cultivar F153 linkage group 16, ASM154086v1, whole genome shotgun sequence, one region includes:
- the LOC109722172 gene encoding kinesin-like protein KIN-14C isoform X1, with protein MSLQASSWRRDSMGSVDSEVEAASRRADLLEWLNSLFPDFDVPVDASEEELREQLYDGTVLCCVLNRLIPGVVESELLLQSSRGAFFSSDQQLNNVKRFLSIIAEMGLPGFSIMDLEQGSMSAVVECLLNLRDHLHSELGEDGFLDAGNIGGQFRKRWRLPEIDRSTALGVDQGDSTQDQQISNMFAEGRRKGQTESKLKSTSRSPAASGSKFREVFQIKRGSYSDLPAAKISEMMHSNSLDNAPTRSLLSVVNGILDESVERKKGEIPHRVVYLLRKVVQEIERRISTQAEHIRNVRHTRNQNNLIKTREEKYRSRINALETLVDGTNEENQIVMNRLLLIKAEKSKTEEKSQLGEQEIARLLKDKEDADIMISKLKEEMEMKNKMYEHRCVQLETKAKESEAQLTQQVKEVESLLSESMKKIEELEVFSEVKVQSWKKKEQTFQHFINNQQYSVKDLKMSSESIKQEVINCQKRWTDEISNFGVRLKGLIDAAENYHTILAQNQKLFNEVQELKGNIRVYCRIRPFLPGQNEKSTTIDYIGENGELLISNPYKQGKDGHRMFKFNKVFCPAASQVEVFSDIQPLIRSVLDGYNVCIFAYGQTGSGKTYTMSGPGTSKEDWGVNYRALNDLFDISGSRRNTFLYEVGVQMVEIYNEQVRDLLSNDVSQKRLGIWSTSQPNGLVVPDASLHLVQSTSDVLDLMEIGQANRAVGSTALNERSSRSHSILTVHVRGMDLKNGSTSRGCLHLIDLAGSERVERSEATGDRLKEAQHINKSLSALGDVIFALAQKSTHVPYRNSKLTQVLQSSLGGQAKTLMFVQINPDVESYSETISTLKFAERVSGVELGAAKSNKEGKDIKELLEQVASLKDTIAKKDEEIEQLHLLKDFKSRTSIGNIERAGGNSLRHSSSSPGIPSLGLISQQGQLFAGGTLVKSTGRVSLDPEGYSEFNNHKQAELNGGENGRGVPADAELVGLDEADYEDRLSDVSDGGFSVGETDGSLGSALEFVSYLHSGKPAEVSTEKACKALPKITRSLPTKSVQPTSSRPKLKDPLKSSSHAKSLSGQITASAAKPPRRWQ; from the exons ATGAGCCTCCAAGCATCGAGTTGGAGAAGAGACAGCATGGGGAGTGTTGATAGTGAGGTTGAGGCAG CGAGCCGCCGGGCAGATTTGTTAGAATGGTTGAACAGCTTGTTCCCGGACTTTGATGTGCCGGTCGATGCCTCCGAAGAGGAATTGAGAGAACAATTGTATGATGGGACTGTATTGTGTTGTGTTTTGAACAGGTTGATTCCTGGTGTTGTTGAG TCTGAGCTTTTGTTGCAGAGTTCTCGGGGCGCTTTTTTTTCCTCTGATCAGCAGTTGAACAATGTTAAGAGGTTCCTTTCAATTATCGCTGAAATGGGATTACCTGGTTTCAGTATAATGGATCTGGAGcag GGATCTATGTCTGCAGTGGTGGAATGCCTTTTGAACCTCAGGGATCACCTACATTCTGAGCTGGGTGAAGATGGCTTTCTTGATGCGGGTAACATTGGAGGCCAGTTTAGAAAGAGATGGAGACTTCCGGAAATAGATAGATCAACAGCTCTAGGTGTTGATCAAGGAGACAGCACTCAAGATCAGCAAATTTCTAATATGTTTGCAGAAGGCAGAAGAAAGGGCCAGACAGAATCAAAGTTGAAAAGTACTTCGCGAAGTCCTGCTGCATCAG GAAGTAAGTTCCGTGAAGTTTTCCAAATAAAGAGAGGTTCTTATTCTGATCTTCCTGCTGCTAAAATTTCAGAAATGATGCATTCAAATAGTTTGGAC AATGCCCCTACTCGGTCGCTTCTTAGTGTTGTTAATGGTATTCTGGATGAAAGcgttgaaagaaagaaaggagagatACCTCAT CGTGTAGTGTACTTACTAAGAAAAGTTGTCCAAGAGATTGAGCGGCGTATTTCTACTCAAGCAGAGCATATAAGAAATGTAAGGCATACAAGAAAT CAAAATAATCTAATAAAAACACGGGAAGAGAAGTATCGGTCCAGAATCAATGCGCTTGAAACATTGGTAGATGGTACTAATGAAGAAAACCAG ATAGTTATGAACCGGCTTCTGCTAATAAAG GCAGAAAAGTCGAAAACTGAAGAGAAAAGTCAACTTGGTGAGCAAGAAATTGCTAGGCTCTTGAAGGACAAAGAAGATGCGGACATTATGATTTCAAAGCTTAAGGAGGAAATGGAGATGAAAAATAAGATGTATGAACATCGTTGTGTGCAACTTGAAACTAAGGCAAAGGAGTCCGAGGCACAGTTAACTCAGCAAGTTAAGGAGGTTGAGTCTCTTCTATCAGAGTCAATGAAGAAAATAGAAGAACTTGAAGTGTTTTCAGAAGTGAAGGTGCAAAGCTGGAAAAAGAAGGAGCAAACCTTCCAGCATTTCATAAATAATCAACAATATTCAGTGAAG GACCTAAAAATGTCATCTGAATCAATCAAGCAAGAAGTCATAAACTGTCAAAAAAGGTGGACAGACGAAATATCTAACTTCG GAGTAAGGCTGAAGGGCTTGATTGATGCTGCTGAAAATTACCATACAATTCTTGCACAGAACCAGAAGCTATTTAATGAGGTTCAGGAATTGAAAG GAAATATCAGAGTATACTGTCGTATACGGCCGTTTCTTCCTGgtcaaaatgaaaaatcaacAACAATTGATTATATTGGTGAGAATGGCGAACTTCTTATTTCAAATCCTTATAAACAAGGGAAAGATGGACACCGGATGTTCAAGTTTAACAAGGTTTTCTGCCCAGCTGCTTCTCAag TGGAAGTTTTCTCTGATATTCAGCCTTTAATACGATCAGTTCTTGACGGTTACAATGTATGCATTTTTGCATATGGCCAAACTGGGTCAGGGAAAACCTACACAATG AGCGGGCCTGGCACATCAAAAGAAGATTGGGGAGTCAACTATCGGGCTCTAAATGACCTTTTTGACATTTCTGGGAGTAGGAGAAATACATTCTTGTATGAAGTAGGAGTTCAGATGGTTGAAATATACAACGAACAAGTTCGTGATCTCCTCTCAAATGATGTTTCACAGAAAAG ACTTGGGATATGGAGTACTTCCCAACCTAATGGGCTTGTTGTCCCTGACGCAAGCTTGCACCTTGTTCAATCAACCTCAGATGTCCTGGATTTGATGGAAATTGGACAGGCAAATAGGGCTGTGGGTTCAACAGCTCTTAACGAAAGAAGTAGCCGCTCTCACAG CATTCTAACTGTTCATGTTCGAGGTATGGATTTGAAGAATGGATCCACTTCCCGAGGTTGTCTCCATCTAATTGATCTTGCCGGAAGTGAGAGAGTTGAACGCTCTGAAGCAACTGGAGACAGACTCAAGGAAGCACAGCATATTAATAAATCTCTATCTGCTTTGGGAGATGTCATATTTGCCCTGGCACAGAAGAGTACACATGTTCCATACAGAAACAGCAAACTTACTCAAGTTCTTCAAAGCTCATTAG GTGGACAGGCCAAGACTTTAATGTTTGTACAGATAAATCCTGATGTTGAATCGTATTCAGAAACCATAAGCACATTGAAATTTGCTGAAAGGGTATCTGGAGTTGAGTTAGGTGCTGCAAAGAGCAACAAAGAAGGCAAGGACATTAAAGAGCTACTGGAACAG GTAGCATCTCTAAAAGACACAATAgcaaagaaagatgaagagatCGAGCAATTACATCTGCTTAAAGATTTTAAAAGTCGAACTTCAATTGGAAACATTGAAAGAGCCGGTGGTAACTCACTTAGGCATTCGTCCTCCTCTCCTGGTATTCCTTCCTTAGGTTTGATCAGTCAACAAGGCCAGCTATTTGCTGGTGGAACACTTGTGAAATCCACTGGTAGAGTTTCTCTTGATCCGGAGGGTTATTCCGAATTTAATAATCACAAACAAGCTGAGCTAAATGGAGGGGAAAATGGTAGAGGTGTACCAGCTGATGCTGAGCTTGTCGGCTTGGATGAAGCTGATTATGAAGACAGGTTAAGTGATGTATCTGATGGTGGATTTTCAGTCGGAGAAACTGATGGTTCATTAGGCAGTGCTTTGGAGTTTGTTTCATACCTTCATTCTGGCAAACCAGCTGAAGTCTCAACAGAAAAAGc TTGCAAAGCTCTGCCAAAGATAACCAGATCGCTTCCAACAAAGAGTGTGCAACCGACAAGTTCCCGGCCGAAATTGAAAGATCCTTTGAAGTCCTCAA GCCACGCGAAGTCTTTGAGCGGCCAAATAACAGCTTCTGCAGCCAAGCCCCCTAGAAGATGGCAGTAA
- the LOC109722172 gene encoding kinesin-like protein KIN-14C isoform X2: MSLQASSWRRDSMGSVDSEVEAASRRADLLEWLNSLFPDFDVPVDASEEELREQLYDGTVLCCVLNRLIPGVVESELLLQSSRGAFFSSDQQLNNVKRFLSIIAEMGLPGFSIMDLEQGSMSAVVECLLNLRDHLHSELGEDGFLDAGNIGGQFRKRWRLPEIDRSTALGVDQGDSTQDQQISNMFAEGRRKGQTESKLKSTSRSPAASGSKFREVFQIKRGSYSDLPAAKISEMMHSNSLDNAPTRSLLSVVNGILDESVERKKGEIPHRVVYLLRKVVQEIERRISTQAEHIRNQNNLIKTREEKYRSRINALETLVDGTNEENQIVMNRLLLIKAEKSKTEEKSQLGEQEIARLLKDKEDADIMISKLKEEMEMKNKMYEHRCVQLETKAKESEAQLTQQVKEVESLLSESMKKIEELEVFSEVKVQSWKKKEQTFQHFINNQQYSVKDLKMSSESIKQEVINCQKRWTDEISNFGVRLKGLIDAAENYHTILAQNQKLFNEVQELKGNIRVYCRIRPFLPGQNEKSTTIDYIGENGELLISNPYKQGKDGHRMFKFNKVFCPAASQVEVFSDIQPLIRSVLDGYNVCIFAYGQTGSGKTYTMSGPGTSKEDWGVNYRALNDLFDISGSRRNTFLYEVGVQMVEIYNEQVRDLLSNDVSQKRLGIWSTSQPNGLVVPDASLHLVQSTSDVLDLMEIGQANRAVGSTALNERSSRSHSILTVHVRGMDLKNGSTSRGCLHLIDLAGSERVERSEATGDRLKEAQHINKSLSALGDVIFALAQKSTHVPYRNSKLTQVLQSSLGGQAKTLMFVQINPDVESYSETISTLKFAERVSGVELGAAKSNKEGKDIKELLEQVASLKDTIAKKDEEIEQLHLLKDFKSRTSIGNIERAGGNSLRHSSSSPGIPSLGLISQQGQLFAGGTLVKSTGRVSLDPEGYSEFNNHKQAELNGGENGRGVPADAELVGLDEADYEDRLSDVSDGGFSVGETDGSLGSALEFVSYLHSGKPAEVSTEKACKALPKITRSLPTKSVQPTSSRPKLKDPLKSSSHAKSLSGQITASAAKPPRRWQ, encoded by the exons ATGAGCCTCCAAGCATCGAGTTGGAGAAGAGACAGCATGGGGAGTGTTGATAGTGAGGTTGAGGCAG CGAGCCGCCGGGCAGATTTGTTAGAATGGTTGAACAGCTTGTTCCCGGACTTTGATGTGCCGGTCGATGCCTCCGAAGAGGAATTGAGAGAACAATTGTATGATGGGACTGTATTGTGTTGTGTTTTGAACAGGTTGATTCCTGGTGTTGTTGAG TCTGAGCTTTTGTTGCAGAGTTCTCGGGGCGCTTTTTTTTCCTCTGATCAGCAGTTGAACAATGTTAAGAGGTTCCTTTCAATTATCGCTGAAATGGGATTACCTGGTTTCAGTATAATGGATCTGGAGcag GGATCTATGTCTGCAGTGGTGGAATGCCTTTTGAACCTCAGGGATCACCTACATTCTGAGCTGGGTGAAGATGGCTTTCTTGATGCGGGTAACATTGGAGGCCAGTTTAGAAAGAGATGGAGACTTCCGGAAATAGATAGATCAACAGCTCTAGGTGTTGATCAAGGAGACAGCACTCAAGATCAGCAAATTTCTAATATGTTTGCAGAAGGCAGAAGAAAGGGCCAGACAGAATCAAAGTTGAAAAGTACTTCGCGAAGTCCTGCTGCATCAG GAAGTAAGTTCCGTGAAGTTTTCCAAATAAAGAGAGGTTCTTATTCTGATCTTCCTGCTGCTAAAATTTCAGAAATGATGCATTCAAATAGTTTGGAC AATGCCCCTACTCGGTCGCTTCTTAGTGTTGTTAATGGTATTCTGGATGAAAGcgttgaaagaaagaaaggagagatACCTCAT CGTGTAGTGTACTTACTAAGAAAAGTTGTCCAAGAGATTGAGCGGCGTATTTCTACTCAAGCAGAGCATATAAGAAAT CAAAATAATCTAATAAAAACACGGGAAGAGAAGTATCGGTCCAGAATCAATGCGCTTGAAACATTGGTAGATGGTACTAATGAAGAAAACCAG ATAGTTATGAACCGGCTTCTGCTAATAAAG GCAGAAAAGTCGAAAACTGAAGAGAAAAGTCAACTTGGTGAGCAAGAAATTGCTAGGCTCTTGAAGGACAAAGAAGATGCGGACATTATGATTTCAAAGCTTAAGGAGGAAATGGAGATGAAAAATAAGATGTATGAACATCGTTGTGTGCAACTTGAAACTAAGGCAAAGGAGTCCGAGGCACAGTTAACTCAGCAAGTTAAGGAGGTTGAGTCTCTTCTATCAGAGTCAATGAAGAAAATAGAAGAACTTGAAGTGTTTTCAGAAGTGAAGGTGCAAAGCTGGAAAAAGAAGGAGCAAACCTTCCAGCATTTCATAAATAATCAACAATATTCAGTGAAG GACCTAAAAATGTCATCTGAATCAATCAAGCAAGAAGTCATAAACTGTCAAAAAAGGTGGACAGACGAAATATCTAACTTCG GAGTAAGGCTGAAGGGCTTGATTGATGCTGCTGAAAATTACCATACAATTCTTGCACAGAACCAGAAGCTATTTAATGAGGTTCAGGAATTGAAAG GAAATATCAGAGTATACTGTCGTATACGGCCGTTTCTTCCTGgtcaaaatgaaaaatcaacAACAATTGATTATATTGGTGAGAATGGCGAACTTCTTATTTCAAATCCTTATAAACAAGGGAAAGATGGACACCGGATGTTCAAGTTTAACAAGGTTTTCTGCCCAGCTGCTTCTCAag TGGAAGTTTTCTCTGATATTCAGCCTTTAATACGATCAGTTCTTGACGGTTACAATGTATGCATTTTTGCATATGGCCAAACTGGGTCAGGGAAAACCTACACAATG AGCGGGCCTGGCACATCAAAAGAAGATTGGGGAGTCAACTATCGGGCTCTAAATGACCTTTTTGACATTTCTGGGAGTAGGAGAAATACATTCTTGTATGAAGTAGGAGTTCAGATGGTTGAAATATACAACGAACAAGTTCGTGATCTCCTCTCAAATGATGTTTCACAGAAAAG ACTTGGGATATGGAGTACTTCCCAACCTAATGGGCTTGTTGTCCCTGACGCAAGCTTGCACCTTGTTCAATCAACCTCAGATGTCCTGGATTTGATGGAAATTGGACAGGCAAATAGGGCTGTGGGTTCAACAGCTCTTAACGAAAGAAGTAGCCGCTCTCACAG CATTCTAACTGTTCATGTTCGAGGTATGGATTTGAAGAATGGATCCACTTCCCGAGGTTGTCTCCATCTAATTGATCTTGCCGGAAGTGAGAGAGTTGAACGCTCTGAAGCAACTGGAGACAGACTCAAGGAAGCACAGCATATTAATAAATCTCTATCTGCTTTGGGAGATGTCATATTTGCCCTGGCACAGAAGAGTACACATGTTCCATACAGAAACAGCAAACTTACTCAAGTTCTTCAAAGCTCATTAG GTGGACAGGCCAAGACTTTAATGTTTGTACAGATAAATCCTGATGTTGAATCGTATTCAGAAACCATAAGCACATTGAAATTTGCTGAAAGGGTATCTGGAGTTGAGTTAGGTGCTGCAAAGAGCAACAAAGAAGGCAAGGACATTAAAGAGCTACTGGAACAG GTAGCATCTCTAAAAGACACAATAgcaaagaaagatgaagagatCGAGCAATTACATCTGCTTAAAGATTTTAAAAGTCGAACTTCAATTGGAAACATTGAAAGAGCCGGTGGTAACTCACTTAGGCATTCGTCCTCCTCTCCTGGTATTCCTTCCTTAGGTTTGATCAGTCAACAAGGCCAGCTATTTGCTGGTGGAACACTTGTGAAATCCACTGGTAGAGTTTCTCTTGATCCGGAGGGTTATTCCGAATTTAATAATCACAAACAAGCTGAGCTAAATGGAGGGGAAAATGGTAGAGGTGTACCAGCTGATGCTGAGCTTGTCGGCTTGGATGAAGCTGATTATGAAGACAGGTTAAGTGATGTATCTGATGGTGGATTTTCAGTCGGAGAAACTGATGGTTCATTAGGCAGTGCTTTGGAGTTTGTTTCATACCTTCATTCTGGCAAACCAGCTGAAGTCTCAACAGAAAAAGc TTGCAAAGCTCTGCCAAAGATAACCAGATCGCTTCCAACAAAGAGTGTGCAACCGACAAGTTCCCGGCCGAAATTGAAAGATCCTTTGAAGTCCTCAA GCCACGCGAAGTCTTTGAGCGGCCAAATAACAGCTTCTGCAGCCAAGCCCCCTAGAAGATGGCAGTAA
- the LOC109722172 gene encoding kinesin-like protein KIN-14C isoform X3, translating into MSLQASSWRRDSMGSVDSEVEAASRRADLLEWLNSLFPDFDVPVDASEEELREQLYDGTVLCCVLNRLIPGVVESSRGAFFSSDQQLNNVKRFLSIIAEMGLPGFSIMDLEQGSMSAVVECLLNLRDHLHSELGEDGFLDAGNIGGQFRKRWRLPEIDRSTALGVDQGDSTQDQQISNMFAEGRRKGQTESKLKSTSRSPAASGSKFREVFQIKRGSYSDLPAAKISEMMHSNSLDNAPTRSLLSVVNGILDESVERKKGEIPHRVVYLLRKVVQEIERRISTQAEHIRNVRHTRNQNNLIKTREEKYRSRINALETLVDGTNEENQIVMNRLLLIKAEKSKTEEKSQLGEQEIARLLKDKEDADIMISKLKEEMEMKNKMYEHRCVQLETKAKESEAQLTQQVKEVESLLSESMKKIEELEVFSEVKVQSWKKKEQTFQHFINNQQYSVKDLKMSSESIKQEVINCQKRWTDEISNFGVRLKGLIDAAENYHTILAQNQKLFNEVQELKGNIRVYCRIRPFLPGQNEKSTTIDYIGENGELLISNPYKQGKDGHRMFKFNKVFCPAASQVEVFSDIQPLIRSVLDGYNVCIFAYGQTGSGKTYTMSGPGTSKEDWGVNYRALNDLFDISGSRRNTFLYEVGVQMVEIYNEQVRDLLSNDVSQKRLGIWSTSQPNGLVVPDASLHLVQSTSDVLDLMEIGQANRAVGSTALNERSSRSHSILTVHVRGMDLKNGSTSRGCLHLIDLAGSERVERSEATGDRLKEAQHINKSLSALGDVIFALAQKSTHVPYRNSKLTQVLQSSLGGQAKTLMFVQINPDVESYSETISTLKFAERVSGVELGAAKSNKEGKDIKELLEQVASLKDTIAKKDEEIEQLHLLKDFKSRTSIGNIERAGGNSLRHSSSSPGIPSLGLISQQGQLFAGGTLVKSTGRVSLDPEGYSEFNNHKQAELNGGENGRGVPADAELVGLDEADYEDRLSDVSDGGFSVGETDGSLGSALEFVSYLHSGKPAEVSTEKACKALPKITRSLPTKSVQPTSSRPKLKDPLKSSSHAKSLSGQITASAAKPPRRWQ; encoded by the exons ATGAGCCTCCAAGCATCGAGTTGGAGAAGAGACAGCATGGGGAGTGTTGATAGTGAGGTTGAGGCAG CGAGCCGCCGGGCAGATTTGTTAGAATGGTTGAACAGCTTGTTCCCGGACTTTGATGTGCCGGTCGATGCCTCCGAAGAGGAATTGAGAGAACAATTGTATGATGGGACTGTATTGTGTTGTGTTTTGAACAGGTTGATTCCTGGTGTTGTTGAG AGTTCTCGGGGCGCTTTTTTTTCCTCTGATCAGCAGTTGAACAATGTTAAGAGGTTCCTTTCAATTATCGCTGAAATGGGATTACCTGGTTTCAGTATAATGGATCTGGAGcag GGATCTATGTCTGCAGTGGTGGAATGCCTTTTGAACCTCAGGGATCACCTACATTCTGAGCTGGGTGAAGATGGCTTTCTTGATGCGGGTAACATTGGAGGCCAGTTTAGAAAGAGATGGAGACTTCCGGAAATAGATAGATCAACAGCTCTAGGTGTTGATCAAGGAGACAGCACTCAAGATCAGCAAATTTCTAATATGTTTGCAGAAGGCAGAAGAAAGGGCCAGACAGAATCAAAGTTGAAAAGTACTTCGCGAAGTCCTGCTGCATCAG GAAGTAAGTTCCGTGAAGTTTTCCAAATAAAGAGAGGTTCTTATTCTGATCTTCCTGCTGCTAAAATTTCAGAAATGATGCATTCAAATAGTTTGGAC AATGCCCCTACTCGGTCGCTTCTTAGTGTTGTTAATGGTATTCTGGATGAAAGcgttgaaagaaagaaaggagagatACCTCAT CGTGTAGTGTACTTACTAAGAAAAGTTGTCCAAGAGATTGAGCGGCGTATTTCTACTCAAGCAGAGCATATAAGAAATGTAAGGCATACAAGAAAT CAAAATAATCTAATAAAAACACGGGAAGAGAAGTATCGGTCCAGAATCAATGCGCTTGAAACATTGGTAGATGGTACTAATGAAGAAAACCAG ATAGTTATGAACCGGCTTCTGCTAATAAAG GCAGAAAAGTCGAAAACTGAAGAGAAAAGTCAACTTGGTGAGCAAGAAATTGCTAGGCTCTTGAAGGACAAAGAAGATGCGGACATTATGATTTCAAAGCTTAAGGAGGAAATGGAGATGAAAAATAAGATGTATGAACATCGTTGTGTGCAACTTGAAACTAAGGCAAAGGAGTCCGAGGCACAGTTAACTCAGCAAGTTAAGGAGGTTGAGTCTCTTCTATCAGAGTCAATGAAGAAAATAGAAGAACTTGAAGTGTTTTCAGAAGTGAAGGTGCAAAGCTGGAAAAAGAAGGAGCAAACCTTCCAGCATTTCATAAATAATCAACAATATTCAGTGAAG GACCTAAAAATGTCATCTGAATCAATCAAGCAAGAAGTCATAAACTGTCAAAAAAGGTGGACAGACGAAATATCTAACTTCG GAGTAAGGCTGAAGGGCTTGATTGATGCTGCTGAAAATTACCATACAATTCTTGCACAGAACCAGAAGCTATTTAATGAGGTTCAGGAATTGAAAG GAAATATCAGAGTATACTGTCGTATACGGCCGTTTCTTCCTGgtcaaaatgaaaaatcaacAACAATTGATTATATTGGTGAGAATGGCGAACTTCTTATTTCAAATCCTTATAAACAAGGGAAAGATGGACACCGGATGTTCAAGTTTAACAAGGTTTTCTGCCCAGCTGCTTCTCAag TGGAAGTTTTCTCTGATATTCAGCCTTTAATACGATCAGTTCTTGACGGTTACAATGTATGCATTTTTGCATATGGCCAAACTGGGTCAGGGAAAACCTACACAATG AGCGGGCCTGGCACATCAAAAGAAGATTGGGGAGTCAACTATCGGGCTCTAAATGACCTTTTTGACATTTCTGGGAGTAGGAGAAATACATTCTTGTATGAAGTAGGAGTTCAGATGGTTGAAATATACAACGAACAAGTTCGTGATCTCCTCTCAAATGATGTTTCACAGAAAAG ACTTGGGATATGGAGTACTTCCCAACCTAATGGGCTTGTTGTCCCTGACGCAAGCTTGCACCTTGTTCAATCAACCTCAGATGTCCTGGATTTGATGGAAATTGGACAGGCAAATAGGGCTGTGGGTTCAACAGCTCTTAACGAAAGAAGTAGCCGCTCTCACAG CATTCTAACTGTTCATGTTCGAGGTATGGATTTGAAGAATGGATCCACTTCCCGAGGTTGTCTCCATCTAATTGATCTTGCCGGAAGTGAGAGAGTTGAACGCTCTGAAGCAACTGGAGACAGACTCAAGGAAGCACAGCATATTAATAAATCTCTATCTGCTTTGGGAGATGTCATATTTGCCCTGGCACAGAAGAGTACACATGTTCCATACAGAAACAGCAAACTTACTCAAGTTCTTCAAAGCTCATTAG GTGGACAGGCCAAGACTTTAATGTTTGTACAGATAAATCCTGATGTTGAATCGTATTCAGAAACCATAAGCACATTGAAATTTGCTGAAAGGGTATCTGGAGTTGAGTTAGGTGCTGCAAAGAGCAACAAAGAAGGCAAGGACATTAAAGAGCTACTGGAACAG GTAGCATCTCTAAAAGACACAATAgcaaagaaagatgaagagatCGAGCAATTACATCTGCTTAAAGATTTTAAAAGTCGAACTTCAATTGGAAACATTGAAAGAGCCGGTGGTAACTCACTTAGGCATTCGTCCTCCTCTCCTGGTATTCCTTCCTTAGGTTTGATCAGTCAACAAGGCCAGCTATTTGCTGGTGGAACACTTGTGAAATCCACTGGTAGAGTTTCTCTTGATCCGGAGGGTTATTCCGAATTTAATAATCACAAACAAGCTGAGCTAAATGGAGGGGAAAATGGTAGAGGTGTACCAGCTGATGCTGAGCTTGTCGGCTTGGATGAAGCTGATTATGAAGACAGGTTAAGTGATGTATCTGATGGTGGATTTTCAGTCGGAGAAACTGATGGTTCATTAGGCAGTGCTTTGGAGTTTGTTTCATACCTTCATTCTGGCAAACCAGCTGAAGTCTCAACAGAAAAAGc TTGCAAAGCTCTGCCAAAGATAACCAGATCGCTTCCAACAAAGAGTGTGCAACCGACAAGTTCCCGGCCGAAATTGAAAGATCCTTTGAAGTCCTCAA GCCACGCGAAGTCTTTGAGCGGCCAAATAACAGCTTCTGCAGCCAAGCCCCCTAGAAGATGGCAGTAA